From the Fibrobacter sp. genome, one window contains:
- the rpmB gene encoding 50S ribosomal protein L28 yields MSRICEVTGKAGLVGNMVSHSNRKKLMKQLPNLQKKRFYIPEEDRWVTLRVSAAGLRTISKCGIQAVAQELGI; encoded by the coding sequence ATGAGCCGTATTTGTGAAGTCACCGGAAAAGCCGGCCTCGTGGGCAACATGGTTTCCCACTCCAACCGTAAGAAGTTGATGAAGCAGCTTCCCAACCTCCAGAAGAAGCGCTTCTATATCCCCGAAGAAGATCGTTGGGTTACCCTCCGCGTGAGCGCTGCCGGTCTCCGCACTATCAGCAAGTGCGGTATCCAGGCTGTTGCCCAGGAACTCGGCATCTAA
- the ispH gene encoding 4-hydroxy-3-methylbut-2-enyl diphosphate reductase codes for MKKLILATPRGFCAGVDRAIHVVEKALEKFGSPIYVRHEIVHNRYVVETLKSKGVIFVDEVDEVPEGSVVIFSAHGVADHIYQDAENRHLKVVDATCPLVRKVHFSAKRHFNAGRHIILIGHAGHAEVEGTLGQLPEGAITLIRNEEDIEKLSFHDGKEIAYITQTTLSVAETRKIIAKLKEKFPNIIGPEAGDLCYATGNRQAAVLDLCSQVELLLVVGAKNSSNSSRLMELGLEQGIKSHLIESVHDLDPEWFQGVETVGLSSGASAPEILVQEVVDWIKAKFTPVEVENFVKLVESTKFNLPKELQDAPQS; via the coding sequence ATGAAGAAACTGATTCTTGCCACCCCTCGCGGATTCTGCGCCGGTGTTGACCGGGCCATCCACGTGGTGGAAAAGGCCCTGGAAAAATTCGGCTCCCCAATCTACGTGCGACACGAGATAGTCCACAACCGCTACGTTGTTGAAACCCTAAAATCCAAGGGGGTCATCTTCGTTGATGAGGTAGACGAAGTTCCCGAAGGTTCCGTAGTCATCTTTTCGGCCCACGGAGTGGCGGACCACATCTACCAGGACGCCGAAAACAGACATCTGAAGGTGGTGGACGCCACCTGCCCCCTGGTCCGCAAGGTCCATTTCAGCGCCAAGCGCCATTTTAACGCCGGGCGCCACATTATCCTGATCGGGCATGCCGGACACGCCGAGGTGGAAGGCACCCTGGGGCAGCTCCCTGAAGGCGCCATCACCCTCATCCGGAACGAAGAAGACATCGAAAAGCTCTCTTTCCACGACGGCAAGGAAATCGCCTACATCACCCAGACCACCCTCTCCGTAGCCGAGACCCGCAAGATTATCGCCAAGCTGAAAGAAAAATTTCCGAACATCATCGGGCCCGAAGCCGGAGACCTGTGCTACGCCACCGGAAACCGTCAGGCCGCCGTTTTGGACCTGTGTTCCCAGGTGGAACTGCTCCTGGTGGTAGGGGCAAAGAACTCCTCCAATTCTTCCCGACTCATGGAACTGGGGCTGGAACAGGGCATCAAGAGCCACCTGATCGAGTCCGTCCACGACCTGGACCCGGAATGGTTCCAGGGGGTGGAGACCGTAGGGCTTTCCAGTGGTGCCAGTGCCCCCGAAATCCTTGTCCAGGAGGTCGTGGACTGGATAAAGGCGAAATTCACCCCCGTAGAGGTGGAAAATTTCGTCAAATTGGTGGAATCTACCAAATTTAACCTGCCAAAGGAACTTCAAGACGCACCCCAGTCTTGA
- a CDS encoding 3'-5' exonuclease, with amino-acid sequence MIALAPKFVAFDLETTGLDNKKDEIIEIGAVKFTVETKNGKVVPKLLSEFETFVKPNMLIPAEASNVNHIYDKDVENAPPVGECLKGFTAFCGQGSILIAHNANFDASFLRVAYAKNPQLVPGNPVIDSLVVSRTILPELENHKLGYMANLFKRRNEIAMSIDSEKMHRAVYDCEMLMEVFVAILRRRFKEKDWELGNIMANMAKYKGTPQFINK; translated from the coding sequence GTGATTGCTTTAGCTCCAAAATTCGTGGCTTTTGACTTGGAAACGACGGGCCTTGATAACAAGAAAGACGAAATCATTGAAATCGGTGCCGTAAAATTCACTGTAGAAACCAAGAACGGCAAGGTGGTGCCCAAGCTGCTTTCCGAGTTTGAAACCTTCGTAAAGCCCAACATGCTGATCCCTGCCGAGGCTTCCAACGTGAACCACATCTATGACAAGGATGTGGAGAACGCGCCTCCTGTAGGCGAGTGCCTCAAGGGCTTTACGGCATTCTGTGGTCAGGGTTCTATCTTGATTGCCCACAATGCAAACTTCGATGCCAGTTTTTTGCGGGTGGCATACGCCAAGAATCCCCAGTTGGTACCGGGGAATCCGGTGATTGACAGTCTTGTTGTTTCAAGAACAATCCTGCCGGAGCTGGAAAACCATAAGCTGGGGTACATGGCGAACTTGTTCAAGCGACGTAACGAGATTGCCATGAGCATTGATTCCGAAAAGATGCACCGCGCCGTCTACGACTGCGAGATGCTTATGGAAGTTTTCGTGGCCATCCTCCGCCGCCGGTTCAAGGAAAAGGACTGGGAACTGGGGAATATCATGGCCAACATGGCCAAGTACAAGGGCACTCCGCAGTTTATTAATAAGTGA
- a CDS encoding 3-deoxy-D-manno-octulosonic acid transferase, protein MFNAFSIVREVAGIVAGATAKVPAIENRFHISERLDGDWPEGPFLWLHGASLGECRMLLSLAGFLQQDLPNCPKILITTQKPEVVHFLKNSGKDIEAALAPADTPSSLAKFISKVKPIGLILGENELWPGYLSAMRRLSLKPSVAIVSGRFHRALPFLDYSSVGFAAMQTGADSNRIQSAFDGTCPAKAFIGGDWKLLSWAKSGKEITAPENPTVDTAFLSMHFAEWASLSRMILSSIKHQESVVLVPRRLEEVETFRKALLEQELIVTEWPLVQKGAVALVTKFGLVPEILKMSKSAVVGGSFSLTLGVHDFWEPLQNGVATCVGPYSRGQRETVCTLVREGVLTQLQTTAGFADRNKADIRMVQSFLERERLKITESYQKLVDFLKDLLKAQG, encoded by the coding sequence ATGTTCAACGCATTCAGCATAGTCCGCGAAGTGGCAGGAATTGTGGCTGGCGCCACCGCAAAGGTCCCCGCCATCGAAAACCGGTTCCATATTTCAGAAAGGCTGGACGGCGACTGGCCCGAAGGTCCGTTCCTCTGGCTACATGGTGCAAGCCTCGGCGAATGCCGGATGCTCCTCTCCCTCGCCGGATTCCTGCAGCAGGACCTGCCCAACTGCCCAAAGATTCTCATCACGACGCAGAAGCCAGAAGTTGTCCATTTCCTAAAGAATTCGGGCAAGGACATCGAAGCCGCCCTGGCCCCCGCCGACACGCCCTCCTCCCTGGCGAAGTTCATCTCCAAGGTAAAGCCTATCGGTCTTATCCTGGGAGAAAACGAACTCTGGCCGGGCTACCTCTCCGCCATGCGGCGGCTTTCGCTGAAGCCTTCCGTAGCCATCGTTTCCGGCAGGTTCCACAGGGCGCTGCCCTTCCTGGATTACAGTTCCGTAGGGTTCGCCGCCATGCAGACCGGAGCCGATTCAAACCGAATCCAGTCTGCCTTCGACGGAACCTGTCCTGCAAAGGCCTTTATCGGCGGGGACTGGAAACTGCTCTCTTGGGCCAAGTCCGGCAAAGAAATCACCGCCCCCGAGAACCCCACCGTAGATACGGCATTCCTGTCCATGCACTTTGCCGAATGGGCAAGCCTCAGCCGCATGATCCTTTCTTCCATCAAGCACCAGGAATCCGTAGTGCTTGTTCCCCGCAGGCTCGAAGAGGTGGAAACCTTCCGCAAGGCTCTTCTGGAACAGGAACTGATTGTAACGGAGTGGCCCCTGGTTCAAAAGGGCGCCGTCGCCCTGGTCACCAAGTTCGGGCTTGTCCCGGAAATCTTGAAGATGTCAAAGTCTGCCGTAGTGGGAGGCTCCTTCAGCCTGACCCTCGGGGTCCACGACTTCTGGGAACCTCTCCAGAACGGCGTGGCCACCTGCGTCGGTCCTTACTCCAGAGGGCAAAGGGAAACCGTCTGCACCCTGGTCCGCGAAGGAGTGCTGACTCAGCTCCAGACCACCGCAGGCTTTGCCGACCGGAACAAAGCCGACATCCGGATGGTCCAGTCCTTCTTGGAACGGGAACGGCTGAAAATTACGGAATCATACCAGAAACTTGTAGATTTTTTGAAAGACCTGCTCAAGGCACAAGGCTAA
- a CDS encoding ABC transporter permease: protein MLGLGLIVVPPSPLKYGPTIVAAILLAVGILLRIFARRTIGEHTRGNTHAAPTLVTTGAYSLMRHPLYVSNSFIASAAIIFHLGFDLWTIPFFATLFALEFALSKAEDQFLKTTFQEKWIEWSAKTWAFFPNPRNFVATAQPRTFFQTLRADFSTWLWVILLIFLLYSRKVFFGA from the coding sequence GTGCTAGGTCTCGGACTTATCGTCGTGCCCCCATCCCCTCTAAAATATGGGCCCACCATAGTAGCGGCAATCCTCCTTGCCGTAGGCATCCTGCTCCGGATTTTTGCAAGGCGCACCATCGGCGAACACACCCGCGGAAACACCCACGCTGCCCCCACCCTAGTCACCACCGGAGCTTACTCCCTGATGCGGCACCCGCTCTACGTTTCCAACAGTTTCATCGCCAGCGCAGCCATCATTTTTCACCTTGGTTTTGACCTTTGGACCATTCCTTTTTTTGCCACCCTTTTCGCCCTAGAATTCGCCCTATCGAAGGCAGAAGACCAGTTCCTGAAAACCACCTTTCAAGAAAAATGGATAGAATGGAGTGCAAAAACCTGGGCGTTTTTTCCAAATCCACGAAATTTTGTGGCAACCGCGCAACCTAGAACTTTTTTCCAAACCCTACGGGCGGATTTTTCTACCTGGCTATGGGTCATTTTGTTAATTTTCCTGTTGTACAGTAGAAAAGTTTTCTTTGGAGCGTAG